Proteins encoded together in one Catellatospora citrea window:
- a CDS encoding phosphotransferase family protein — MTDPKGLDLSALRSFLDRVRPGLVSGELAGELIPGGKSNLTYRVADDAQRWVVRRPPLGHVLSTAHDMSREYRVISALGGTRVPVPGTVALCDDPEVIGAPFYVMEHVDGTVWRTAGQTATLGADRVGSLSLALMDVLADLHAVDPTAVGLGDFGKPEGYLARQLRRWSTQLQHSHNRELPGLAELHDDLIARMPAQSAQVSILHGDYRLDNCIVGPGDQIVAVLDWEMATIGDPLADLGLFLCYWRMWTEPVMDGLFGEAPPPGIFPTSAQMAARYAARRGADLSELPWYVAFAHYKLVGILEGIHYRYLAGQTVGEGFDRVGAMVPHLIKLGHRTLQEA, encoded by the coding sequence GTGACCGACCCCAAGGGACTCGACCTGTCGGCGCTGCGGTCCTTCCTGGACCGGGTGCGTCCCGGCCTGGTCAGCGGGGAGCTGGCCGGGGAGCTGATCCCCGGCGGCAAGTCCAACCTGACCTACCGGGTCGCCGACGACGCGCAGCGCTGGGTGGTGCGCCGCCCGCCGCTCGGGCACGTGCTGTCCACCGCCCACGACATGTCCCGGGAGTACCGGGTGATCTCCGCGCTGGGCGGGACCCGGGTGCCGGTGCCGGGCACCGTGGCGCTGTGCGACGACCCCGAGGTGATCGGGGCGCCGTTCTACGTGATGGAACACGTGGACGGGACCGTGTGGCGCACCGCCGGGCAGACCGCGACCCTGGGCGCCGACCGGGTCGGCTCGCTGTCGCTGGCGCTGATGGACGTGCTCGCCGACCTGCACGCGGTCGATCCGACGGCGGTGGGGCTGGGCGACTTCGGCAAGCCGGAGGGTTACCTGGCCCGGCAGCTGCGCCGCTGGAGCACCCAGCTGCAGCATTCGCACAACCGGGAGCTGCCCGGCCTGGCCGAGCTGCACGACGACCTCATCGCTCGCATGCCCGCGCAGTCCGCGCAGGTGTCGATCCTGCACGGCGACTACCGCCTGGACAACTGCATCGTCGGGCCCGGCGACCAGATCGTGGCGGTCCTCGACTGGGAGATGGCCACCATCGGCGACCCGCTCGCCGACCTGGGCCTGTTCCTGTGCTACTGGCGCATGTGGACCGAGCCGGTCATGGACGGCCTGTTCGGCGAGGCTCCCCCGCCGGGGATCTTCCCTACGTCGGCGCAGATGGCGGCGCGCTACGCCGCCCGGCGCGGCGCGGACCTGTCGGAGCTGCCGTGGTACGTCGCGTTCGCGCACTACAAGCTCGTCGGGATCCTCGAAGGCATCCACTACCGGTACCTCGCCGGGCAGACGGTCGGCGAGGGCTTCGACCGCGTGGGCGCGATGGTCCCGCATCTGATCAAGCTCGGTCACCGCACGCTGCAGGAGGCGTAA
- a CDS encoding helix-turn-helix transcriptional regulator gives MQRDRLAEFLRTRREALQPEDVGLPRGQRRRTGGLRREEVAALSGMSTDYYSRIEQQRGPHPSEQMLAAIARGLRLSLEERDHLFRLGGHAVPRRVLRGDHINPGMMRIFDGLGEAAAQVVSDLGETLQQTRLAVALLGDETAYTGLARSLHYRWFTDPATRELYHPDDHAVHSRQLTADLHRSYTRDGGRGRGGAIADALLRASPEFADLWRGHPVPGPYCVAKRLRHPQLGPIELQCQTLLDPDQSQSLLVYTATPGTESYEKLQLLSVTGGLPA, from the coding sequence ATGCAACGGGATCGACTCGCCGAATTCCTCCGGACCAGGCGCGAGGCGCTGCAGCCGGAGGACGTCGGGCTGCCCCGCGGGCAGCGCCGGCGCACCGGTGGCCTGCGCCGCGAGGAGGTCGCGGCGCTCAGCGGCATGTCGACCGACTACTACAGCCGCATCGAGCAGCAGCGCGGCCCGCACCCGTCGGAGCAGATGCTCGCCGCGATCGCCCGGGGGCTGCGGCTGTCGCTGGAGGAACGCGACCACCTGTTCCGGCTCGGCGGCCACGCCGTGCCGCGGCGGGTCCTGCGCGGCGACCACATCAACCCGGGCATGATGCGCATCTTCGACGGCCTCGGCGAGGCCGCCGCGCAGGTGGTGAGCGACCTCGGCGAGACGCTGCAGCAGACCCGGCTGGCTGTGGCGCTGCTGGGCGACGAGACCGCCTACACGGGGCTCGCCCGTAGCCTGCACTATCGGTGGTTCACCGATCCCGCGACGCGTGAGCTGTACCACCCGGACGACCATGCCGTACACAGCCGGCAGCTCACCGCGGACCTGCACCGCTCCTACACCCGCGACGGCGGCCGGGGGCGCGGCGGCGCGATCGCTGACGCGCTGCTGCGTGCCAGCCCGGAGTTCGCCGACCTCTGGCGTGGGCACCCCGTGCCCGGCCCGTACTGCGTCGCGAAGCGGCTCCGGCACCCCCAGCTCGGTCCGATCGAGCTGCAGTGCCAGACCCTGCTCGACCCCGACCAGTCCCAGTCGCTGCTGGTCTACACCGCGACCCCGGGCACCGAGAGCTACGAGAAGTTGCAGCTGCTGTCGGTCACCGGCGGGCTGCCGGCCTGA
- a CDS encoding aldehyde dehydrogenase family protein: MNNPAHTPLGHWIGGRNVAGSGETIPVTNPATGEIVAEAPAGTSAHVDQAVAAARAAFPGWAATDPAERAAVVRRIAEGLQARAEEIAVTITAEMGSPITMSRTAQIGFPVAVANSFAALAADYAWTEQVGNSLIVREPIGVVGAITPWNFPLQQIMSKLAPALVAGDTMVFKPSEVAPLTARILAEVTADAGLPAGVFNVVYGTGEVVGEAISAHPDIDMISFTGSTRAGRRISAVAAQTVKRVALELGGKGANVILDDADLTKAVEKGLMMVFTNSGQVCGAWPRMLVPAARHDEIVELAVAAAAQYTVGDPTDEATRLGPLASEEQRSKVDGYIERGIADGAKLVFGGPGRPEGLDGAYARPTIFAGVDPDSAIAQEEIFGPVLTIIPYTDEDHAVAIANSTMYGLTSGVFGEPEHALAVARRLSAGQVDVNGAPWNALAPFGGYRQSGNGREFGHFGLDEYLETKSIQR, encoded by the coding sequence ATGAACAACCCAGCACACACCCCACTCGGACACTGGATCGGCGGCCGGAACGTCGCCGGCTCCGGCGAGACCATCCCCGTGACGAACCCGGCGACCGGCGAGATCGTCGCCGAAGCGCCCGCCGGCACCTCCGCGCACGTCGACCAGGCCGTCGCCGCGGCGCGGGCCGCCTTCCCCGGCTGGGCGGCCACCGACCCGGCCGAGCGGGCCGCCGTCGTGCGGCGCATCGCCGAAGGGCTGCAGGCCCGTGCCGAGGAGATCGCCGTCACGATCACCGCCGAGATGGGCTCACCCATCACCATGTCCCGTACCGCCCAGATCGGCTTCCCGGTCGCCGTGGCGAACTCCTTCGCCGCCCTCGCCGCCGACTACGCCTGGACCGAGCAGGTCGGCAACTCCCTGATCGTCCGCGAGCCGATCGGTGTCGTGGGCGCGATCACGCCGTGGAACTTCCCGCTCCAGCAGATCATGTCGAAGCTCGCGCCCGCCCTGGTGGCGGGCGACACCATGGTCTTCAAACCGTCCGAGGTCGCGCCGCTGACCGCGCGCATCCTGGCCGAGGTCACCGCCGACGCGGGCCTGCCGGCGGGCGTGTTCAACGTCGTGTACGGCACCGGCGAGGTCGTCGGTGAGGCGATCTCGGCGCACCCCGACATCGACATGATCTCGTTCACCGGCTCGACCCGGGCCGGGCGGCGGATCTCCGCGGTCGCCGCGCAGACCGTCAAGCGGGTCGCGCTCGAACTCGGCGGCAAGGGCGCGAACGTGATCCTCGACGACGCCGACCTGACCAAGGCCGTCGAGAAGGGCCTGATGATGGTGTTCACCAACAGCGGCCAGGTCTGCGGCGCGTGGCCACGGATGCTGGTCCCCGCGGCCCGCCACGACGAGATCGTCGAGCTGGCGGTCGCGGCCGCGGCGCAGTACACCGTCGGCGACCCCACCGACGAGGCCACCCGGCTCGGGCCGCTGGCCTCGGAGGAGCAGCGGAGCAAGGTCGACGGGTACATCGAGCGCGGCATCGCCGACGGCGCGAAGCTCGTGTTCGGCGGTCCGGGACGGCCCGAAGGGCTCGACGGCGCCTACGCGCGACCGACGATCTTCGCCGGTGTCGACCCGGACTCCGCGATCGCCCAGGAGGAGATCTTCGGCCCGGTGCTCACGATCATCCCGTACACCGACGAGGACCACGCCGTGGCCATCGCCAACAGCACCATGTACGGGCTGACCAGCGGCGTCTTCGGCGAACCCGAGCACGCCCTCGCCGTCGCCCGGCGGCTGAGCGCCGGACAGGTCGACGTCAACGGCGCGCCGTGGAACGCCCTCGCCCCGTTCGGCGGCTACCGGCAGTCCGGCAACGGCCGCGAGTTCGGCCACTTCGGACTGGACGAGTATCTGGAGACCAAGTCCATCCAGCGCTGA
- a CDS encoding tyrosine-protein phosphatase, with translation MTLDWSACRNARDVGGLPTADGGRIRAGALWRTGHHDQLPPAAVQAARAGGVGRVVDLRWAWELEGRPSPFADDPVYRHVPMLDDVLGYVPPPDTYAPMLDHNIERIGTAVRAVAHAPAGPVVVHCHAGRDRTGVLVALLLRLAGVDHGLIADDYARTDGCSPEPMLHTLAHLDERYGGVAPYLLRTGTDLDAQQAVRDRLRE, from the coding sequence ATGACTCTGGACTGGTCAGCCTGCCGCAATGCCCGTGACGTCGGCGGGCTGCCGACCGCCGACGGCGGGCGCATCCGCGCCGGGGCGCTGTGGCGCACGGGCCACCACGACCAGCTGCCGCCGGCGGCCGTCCAGGCCGCCCGCGCCGGAGGCGTCGGCCGCGTCGTCGACCTGCGGTGGGCCTGGGAGCTCGAGGGCAGGCCGAGCCCGTTCGCCGACGACCCCGTCTACCGGCACGTGCCCATGCTCGACGACGTGCTCGGCTACGTCCCGCCGCCGGACACGTACGCGCCGATGCTCGACCACAACATCGAGCGCATCGGCACGGCGGTGCGCGCCGTGGCCCACGCCCCGGCCGGGCCCGTCGTCGTGCACTGCCACGCCGGTCGGGACCGCACCGGAGTGCTGGTCGCGCTGCTGCTGCGGCTCGCCGGGGTCGACCACGGACTGATCGCCGACGACTACGCCCGCACCGACGGCTGCTCGCCGGAGCCGATGCTGCACACCCTGGCGCACCTCGACGAGCGGTACGGCGGCGTGGCGCCGTACCTGCTCCGCACCGGCACCGACCTGGACGCACAGCAGGCGGTGCGGGACAGGCTGCGCGAGTAG
- a CDS encoding sensor histidine kinase, whose product MYRRWATTVAVFTVLMLLLGGFGLLTLGAEAGAGDIAWYASGVALSLPSLALGVVVAARRPANPVGLLLALVGFAIGFIPAAETYLLAAHRHGLPLPDLAVSLMQGSWTLLYLPVALLMLYFPDGRVPGPRWRWAPVVIVADVVLFIVACAMDPAPYAAPFAGAPHVLGTLPESALAGMLVLVFGFFALLVTAAAAMVAKFRRAAGDPVRRAQLKWFAIAAFWLPAALLTCWLSYLLLNRPDLAMIGLYGLFVTIPVATAIAMLRHDLYDVDKAISTAVTYGAVTAVLLGVYTLVSFLGGLLAGQGGAVAAAAATAGCAAVLNPVRTRLQRLVDGRMYPQRRAALAAVEGLRERTHAGAAEPEQLQAVLREALRDPRLRVAYRVPGSVDLVDADGETVSAGDAQVVPVLLSGQEIGALIRGDVGSPQLLRELAASCALLVEVVRLRIELAGALREVESSRARLLATGYRERRRLERDLHDGAQQRLVSLGMALRLAQRHLHDGSVDVNGLLDQSVAELGTAVAELRAIAHGLRPSSLDDGLDAAVRTLAGSLTVPVTVEVAAGDVSDDVATTAYYVVSEAVTNVVKHAEAGWIGLRVTRADRELAVQISDDGRGGARLRPGSGLAGLADRVAAAGGALLVDSTAGRGTVVRAVLPCVS is encoded by the coding sequence ATGTACCGACGCTGGGCCACGACCGTCGCCGTGTTCACCGTGCTGATGCTGCTGCTGGGCGGGTTCGGCCTGCTCACCCTCGGCGCCGAGGCCGGCGCGGGGGACATCGCCTGGTACGCCTCGGGAGTGGCGCTCAGCCTGCCCTCGCTGGCGCTGGGCGTCGTCGTCGCGGCACGCCGCCCGGCGAACCCGGTGGGACTGCTGCTGGCACTGGTCGGGTTCGCGATCGGATTCATTCCGGCGGCGGAGACGTACCTGCTGGCCGCGCACCGCCACGGGCTGCCGCTGCCGGACCTCGCGGTGTCGCTGATGCAGGGTTCGTGGACGCTGCTGTATCTGCCGGTGGCACTGCTGATGCTGTACTTCCCCGACGGCCGGGTGCCGGGTCCCCGCTGGCGGTGGGCGCCAGTGGTGATCGTCGCCGACGTGGTGCTGTTCATCGTCGCCTGCGCGATGGACCCCGCCCCGTACGCGGCCCCGTTCGCCGGCGCGCCGCACGTGCTGGGCACGCTGCCCGAGTCGGCCCTGGCCGGGATGCTCGTGCTCGTGTTCGGGTTCTTCGCGCTGCTGGTCACCGCCGCGGCCGCGATGGTGGCGAAGTTCCGCCGCGCCGCCGGTGATCCGGTGCGCCGGGCGCAGCTCAAGTGGTTCGCGATCGCCGCGTTCTGGCTGCCGGCGGCCCTGCTGACGTGCTGGCTCAGCTACCTGCTGCTGAACCGGCCCGACCTGGCGATGATCGGCCTGTACGGGCTGTTCGTCACGATCCCGGTCGCCACCGCGATCGCGATGCTGCGCCACGACCTCTACGACGTCGACAAGGCGATCAGCACCGCCGTCACGTACGGCGCGGTCACCGCCGTGCTGCTGGGGGTGTACACGCTGGTGTCGTTCCTGGGCGGGCTGCTGGCCGGGCAGGGCGGCGCGGTCGCCGCGGCCGCCGCCACGGCCGGGTGCGCGGCGGTGCTGAACCCGGTGCGGACCCGGCTGCAGCGGCTCGTCGACGGCCGGATGTACCCGCAGCGCCGGGCCGCACTCGCGGCGGTCGAGGGCCTGCGCGAGCGCACCCACGCCGGAGCGGCCGAGCCCGAGCAGCTCCAGGCGGTGCTGCGCGAGGCGCTGCGCGACCCGCGGCTGCGGGTGGCCTACCGGGTGCCCGGCTCGGTGGATCTGGTGGACGCGGACGGTGAGACCGTGTCCGCGGGCGACGCCCAGGTCGTGCCGGTCCTGCTGAGCGGGCAGGAGATCGGCGCGCTGATCCGCGGCGACGTCGGCTCCCCACAGCTGCTCCGCGAGCTCGCCGCGAGCTGCGCGCTGCTGGTCGAGGTCGTGCGCCTGCGCATCGAGCTGGCCGGGGCGCTGCGCGAGGTCGAGTCCAGCCGCGCCCGGCTGCTCGCCACCGGCTACCGGGAGCGTCGCCGCCTGGAACGCGACCTGCACGACGGGGCGCAGCAGCGGCTGGTGTCGCTGGGCATGGCGCTGCGGCTGGCGCAGCGGCACCTGCACGACGGCAGCGTCGACGTGAACGGGCTGCTCGACCAGAGCGTCGCCGAGCTGGGCACGGCCGTCGCGGAGCTGCGCGCGATCGCGCACGGGCTGCGTCCGAGCAGCCTCGACGACGGGCTCGACGCGGCCGTACGTACGCTCGCCGGTTCGCTGACGGTGCCGGTCACCGTCGAGGTCGCCGCCGGTGACGTCTCCGACGACGTGGCGACCACCGCGTACTACGTGGTCAGCGAGGCGGTGACCAACGTCGTCAAGCACGCCGAGGCGGGCTGGATCGGCCTGCGCGTCACCAGGGCGGACCGCGAACTCGCGGTGCAGATCAGCGACGACGGCCGGGGCGGTGCCCGGCTGCGACCCGGGTCGGGCCTGGCCGGGCTCGCCGACCGGGTCGCGGCGGCCGGGGGCGCGCTGCTGGTGGACAGCACCGCCGGGCGGGGCACGGTCGTGCGGGCGGTGCTGCCGTGCGTGTCGTGA
- a CDS encoding acyl-CoA dehydrogenase family protein, producing MDFSYDERTEQLRAELLDFMEQHVYPAEAVAEHQLGEIPPWTTPPVMEELKTEARKRGLWNLFLPHHPLGAGLSNLQYAPLAEITGRSPHLAPESINCNAPDTGNMEVLTMFGTAEQQDRWLKPLLAGEIRSAFCMTEPEVASSDATNITTRIERDGDEYVINGRKWWSSGAMNPRCAVFLVMGKTDPSADRHRQQSQILVPRDTPGIEIKRGMHVFGYDDGWHGGHAEITFTDVRVPAANLIAGEGEGFAIAQARLGPGRIHHCMRLIGMAERALELMCRRATERVAFGKPLAAQGVVGEWIAEARVRIEQARLLVLKTAWLMDTVGNKGAHTEIQAIKIVVPEMAGWVIDKAIQVHGGGGVSQDFPLAHMWAAARTLRLADGPDEVHKASLAKRELRKYSAERS from the coding sequence ATGGACTTCTCGTACGACGAGCGCACCGAGCAGCTGCGTGCGGAGCTGCTCGACTTCATGGAGCAGCACGTGTATCCGGCCGAGGCGGTCGCCGAGCACCAGCTCGGTGAGATCCCGCCGTGGACCACGCCCCCGGTCATGGAGGAGCTGAAGACCGAGGCCCGCAAGCGCGGCCTGTGGAACCTGTTCCTGCCCCACCACCCGCTGGGCGCGGGCCTGTCGAACCTGCAGTACGCGCCGTTGGCGGAGATCACCGGACGCAGCCCGCACCTGGCCCCGGAGTCGATCAACTGCAACGCCCCGGACACCGGCAACATGGAGGTGCTGACCATGTTCGGCACCGCCGAGCAGCAGGACCGCTGGCTCAAGCCGCTGCTCGCCGGGGAGATCCGGTCGGCGTTCTGCATGACCGAGCCCGAGGTCGCCTCGTCCGACGCCACCAACATCACCACCCGCATCGAGCGCGACGGCGACGAGTACGTGATCAACGGGCGCAAGTGGTGGTCGTCGGGAGCGATGAACCCGCGCTGCGCGGTCTTCCTCGTGATGGGCAAGACCGACCCGTCCGCCGACCGGCACCGCCAGCAGAGCCAGATCCTGGTGCCCAGGGACACCCCCGGCATCGAGATCAAGCGCGGCATGCACGTGTTCGGCTACGACGACGGCTGGCACGGCGGCCACGCCGAGATCACCTTCACCGACGTACGGGTGCCCGCCGCGAACCTGATCGCGGGCGAGGGCGAGGGCTTCGCGATCGCGCAGGCCCGGCTCGGCCCGGGACGCATCCACCACTGCATGCGGCTGATCGGCATGGCCGAGCGGGCCCTGGAGCTGATGTGCCGGCGGGCCACCGAGCGGGTCGCGTTCGGCAAGCCCCTGGCGGCGCAGGGGGTCGTCGGCGAGTGGATCGCCGAGGCCCGGGTGCGCATCGAGCAGGCCCGGCTGCTGGTGCTCAAGACCGCGTGGCTGATGGACACGGTCGGCAACAAGGGCGCGCACACCGAGATCCAGGCGATTAAGATCGTCGTGCCGGAGATGGCCGGCTGGGTGATCGACAAGGCGATCCAGGTGCACGGTGGCGGCGGTGTCAGCCAGGACTTCCCGCTGGCGCACATGTGGGCCGCCGCGCGTACGCTGCGACTGGCCGACGGCCCCGACGAGGTCCACAAGGCCTCGCTGGCCAAGCGCGAGCTGCGCAAGTACAGCGCGGAGCGGAGCTGA
- a CDS encoding PrsW family glutamic-type intramembrane protease: MTVLMMFAACYGVWQLTMLASATRTVRMPLLVLGVVAGLYGAGMLALGLQLVYTRGMAALTGDPLPEIVRTASYTVDPLIEELAKVAPFALLALLHRKVRAQWGLTDFLLLGAAGGAGFGLVEQLLRHADEAAAVTGGGPFEGWSRMQGFSFVQIWGLPDLVTSWLPTPVSYLDAFSTEAPSPDISLHLVWSALAGLGLGLLIRGSALQRLAGVALLLFPWLDHAAYNHEVADPDGAGIINAFATPLAFLRHALWLYPLLALAAATFLDRRILLAAKRAWPDTLTEPERAGRSALAALGGHAFAGLPWTPYFTWTYVLTRRAALFSHDRVAPDDPMRQAVAQATTALDATRTAQAWRGTGLRRRDGATPRRGIKPWLPLIVWAALLIPAVLYFLPGSLPTFSGVQGLLAEPWVFPLVLVFSVAGLAWLGWQLYATARRLRSLLAAPAADAAVRAELRLLTGFGSIAAGIGSLVLGLAAGGPDQPVLTSHILDAISQTLFLASLLLAMLAMVWFPPLGLAALAGGGFQLVLTAAAADFLATLAGAGALAILAAMMSGNGSGGRGDDYWEEKYGQDDPPPRQERISDANKAELEDSGWLKNRLKEPQQRRDFMKWLEQGHKQGEAHEHLRPGSPEAEAKLAEFLAEML; this comes from the coding sequence GTGACGGTCCTGATGATGTTCGCTGCCTGCTACGGCGTATGGCAGCTCACGATGCTCGCCTCCGCGACCCGTACGGTGCGTATGCCGCTGCTGGTCCTCGGCGTCGTCGCCGGGCTCTACGGCGCCGGCATGCTCGCGCTCGGCCTGCAACTGGTCTACACGCGCGGCATGGCCGCGCTGACCGGCGATCCGCTGCCCGAGATCGTCCGCACCGCCAGCTACACCGTCGACCCGCTCATCGAGGAGCTGGCCAAGGTGGCGCCGTTCGCGCTGCTCGCCCTCCTGCACCGCAAGGTCCGCGCGCAGTGGGGGCTGACCGACTTCCTGCTGCTGGGCGCGGCCGGCGGGGCCGGCTTCGGGCTCGTCGAGCAGCTGCTGCGCCACGCCGACGAGGCTGCGGCGGTGACCGGCGGCGGGCCCTTCGAGGGCTGGTCGCGGATGCAGGGCTTCAGTTTCGTGCAGATCTGGGGCCTGCCCGACCTGGTCACCTCCTGGCTGCCGACACCGGTGTCCTACCTCGACGCGTTCTCGACCGAGGCGCCCAGCCCCGACATCAGCCTGCACCTGGTCTGGAGCGCGCTGGCCGGGCTCGGCCTCGGGCTGCTGATCCGGGGCAGCGCCCTGCAGCGCCTCGCCGGTGTCGCGCTGCTGCTGTTCCCGTGGCTCGACCACGCCGCGTACAACCACGAGGTCGCCGACCCCGACGGCGCGGGCATCATCAACGCGTTCGCCACCCCGCTGGCCTTCCTGCGCCACGCGCTGTGGCTGTACCCGCTGCTCGCACTGGCCGCCGCGACGTTCCTGGACCGGCGCATCCTGCTCGCGGCCAAGCGCGCCTGGCCCGACACGCTGACCGAGCCCGAGCGCGCGGGTCGGTCCGCGCTCGCCGCCCTGGGCGGGCACGCCTTCGCCGGCCTGCCCTGGACCCCCTACTTCACCTGGACGTACGTGCTGACCCGGCGCGCCGCGCTGTTCAGCCATGACCGGGTCGCCCCCGACGACCCGATGCGCCAGGCCGTTGCGCAGGCCACCACCGCCCTGGACGCCACCCGCACCGCGCAGGCCTGGCGCGGGACCGGGTTGCGCCGCCGCGACGGAGCCACCCCGCGGCGCGGCATCAAGCCCTGGCTGCCCCTGATCGTCTGGGCGGCGCTGCTGATCCCCGCAGTGCTCTACTTCCTGCCCGGCAGCCTGCCCACCTTCTCGGGCGTGCAGGGCCTGCTGGCCGAGCCGTGGGTGTTCCCGCTCGTCCTGGTCTTCTCCGTGGCGGGCCTGGCCTGGCTGGGCTGGCAGCTCTACGCCACCGCCCGGCGGCTGCGTTCGCTGCTGGCCGCCCCGGCCGCCGACGCCGCCGTACGCGCCGAGCTGCGCCTGCTCACCGGCTTCGGCAGCATCGCCGCCGGGATCGGCAGCCTGGTCCTCGGCCTGGCCGCAGGCGGACCCGACCAGCCGGTCCTCACCTCGCACATCCTCGACGCGATCAGTCAGACCCTCTTCCTGGCCTCCCTGCTGCTGGCCATGCTCGCCATGGTCTGGTTCCCGCCGCTCGGACTGGCGGCGCTGGCCGGGGGCGGCTTCCAGCTCGTGCTCACCGCCGCCGCGGCCGACTTCCTGGCCACCCTCGCCGGGGCCGGGGCGCTGGCCATCCTCGCCGCGATGATGAGCGGCAACGGCAGCGGCGGCCGCGGCGACGACTACTGGGAGGAGAAGTACGGCCAGGACGACCCGCCGCCGCGGCAGGAGCGCATCAGCGACGCCAACAAGGCCGAGCTGGAGGACTCCGGCTGGCTCAAGAACAGACTGAAGGAGCCGCAGCAGCGCCGGGACTTCATGAAATGGCTGGAGCAGGGCCACAAGCAGGGCGAGGCCCACGAGCACCTGCGTCCCGGCTCACCGGAGGCCGAGGCGAAGCTGGCGGAGTTCCTGGCAGAGATGCTGTAG
- a CDS encoding alpha/beta fold hydrolase: MKSAYVDLGGPVHYVDFGGRPDAPPVVLVHGLGGSHLNWTRIAPLLTPYARVTALDLAGFGRTGGAAGPTTVTANAELLRRYLTEVVGEPAVLVGNSMGGMVSTLTAAAAPDAVRGLALVDPSVPIAPKVKIDPQIRRLFLINLVPGLAGWAMRRRLATVPARRRIEETLAMTCADPSRVPEQVIADAVALDEEMSAANPRRADGYLGASRSLLRLLARPGGYWQAMESLRMPVLLTHGVHDRHVPIGSARAVAARLPHWTYVELDSGHVPQLEHPRELSEHLLAWLHEHDLISEPAR, encoded by the coding sequence ATGAAGAGCGCGTACGTCGACCTCGGCGGACCCGTGCACTACGTCGACTTCGGCGGCCGGCCCGACGCGCCGCCGGTGGTGCTCGTGCACGGGCTGGGCGGTTCGCACTTGAACTGGACCCGGATCGCACCGCTGCTGACGCCGTACGCCCGGGTCACCGCGCTGGATCTGGCGGGGTTCGGCCGCACGGGCGGTGCGGCCGGGCCGACCACGGTCACCGCCAACGCCGAGCTGCTGCGGCGCTACCTGACCGAGGTCGTCGGCGAGCCCGCGGTGCTGGTCGGCAACTCGATGGGCGGCATGGTGTCCACGCTGACCGCGGCGGCCGCCCCGGACGCGGTACGGGGCCTGGCGCTGGTCGACCCGAGCGTGCCGATCGCCCCGAAAGTCAAGATCGATCCGCAGATCCGCCGGCTGTTCCTGATCAACCTCGTGCCCGGCCTCGCGGGCTGGGCCATGCGGCGGCGGCTGGCCACCGTGCCGGCCCGGCGGCGCATCGAGGAGACCCTGGCGATGACCTGCGCCGACCCGTCCCGGGTGCCGGAACAGGTCATCGCCGACGCGGTCGCCCTCGACGAGGAGATGAGCGCCGCCAACCCGCGCCGCGCCGACGGCTACCTCGGCGCGAGCCGCTCACTGCTGCGGCTGCTGGCCCGCCCCGGCGGCTACTGGCAGGCCATGGAGTCGCTGCGGATGCCGGTGCTGCTCACCCACGGCGTGCACGACCGGCACGTCCCGATCGGCTCCGCCCGCGCGGTCGCCGCCCGGCTGCCGCACTGGACCTACGTCGAACTCGACTCCGGCCACGTCCCCCAGCTGGAACACCCCCGCGAACTCTCCGAACACCTGCTCGCCTGGCTCCACGAACACGACCTCATCAGCGAGCCCGCGAGGTAA
- a CDS encoding SMI1/KNR4 family protein gives MPFSATLSAIDGWLAEHAPLTLRDLPPPATTADLAKVRAHLGVDLIKDVEELLRWHNGAGRATPPFCLAPRFAFLGTADMIAVSRRRIAEDEERPMWHPWHRQWLPVATGRRGAYLVADHSNSDTHGHLAIVSTEDGRDDPKTWPDLGMLLSRTYEAMRYGSRFMKSRRTVLDGRLDWEDA, from the coding sequence ATGCCGTTCTCCGCAACCCTCTCGGCGATCGACGGCTGGCTGGCCGAGCACGCGCCCCTGACCCTGCGCGACCTGCCCCCGCCCGCGACCACGGCAGACCTGGCGAAGGTGCGCGCACACCTCGGCGTGGACCTGATCAAGGACGTGGAGGAGCTGCTGCGCTGGCACAACGGCGCAGGGCGCGCCACGCCGCCGTTCTGCCTCGCGCCGCGATTCGCCTTCCTGGGCACCGCCGACATGATCGCCGTATCCCGGCGGCGCATCGCCGAGGACGAGGAACGGCCCATGTGGCACCCCTGGCACCGGCAGTGGCTGCCGGTCGCCACGGGCAGGCGGGGCGCGTACCTGGTCGCCGACCACTCCAACAGCGACACGCACGGCCACCTCGCCATCGTGTCCACCGAGGACGGTCGCGACGACCCCAAGACCTGGCCCGACCTCGGCATGCTGCTCTCGCGCACCTACGAGGCCATGCGCTACGGCAGCCGGTTCATGAAGTCCCGGCGCACCGTGCTCGACGGCAGGCTCGACTGGGAGGACGCCTGA